In Stenotrophomonas sp. 169, one DNA window encodes the following:
- the mnmA gene encoding tRNA 2-thiouridine(34) synthase MnmA translates to MSTPRVMVGVSGGVDSSVAAWRLVQQGEPVAGLFMQNWAEDGSGECRAEDDRRDAVAVCGLLGIPFHFRDFSAAYWKEVFAHFLAEYAAGRTPNPDVLCNREVKFKHFLDAARELGAERIATGHYARIAQQGSQWHLLRGADRSKDQSYFLHQLGQAQLSATVFPIGDLNKSDLRRMARDAGLPTHAKKDSTGICFIGERDFRDFLGQYLPARTGRIVDPDGVEIAEHPGVFYFTLGQREGLNIGGVRGRPAAPWYVVGKDVDTNTLYVDQDRESPWLMSTVLVSETAHWIAGAPPARRFTCTAQTRYRQPDEDCTVNVRDDGTLLVTFPRPQRAVTPGQSLVLYDGEVCLGGAVIAATDAPLEQRLRPTSSPFKVIAE, encoded by the coding sequence ATGAGCACGCCGAGGGTCATGGTGGGCGTCTCCGGCGGCGTCGATTCATCGGTCGCGGCCTGGCGTCTGGTCCAGCAGGGCGAGCCGGTGGCCGGGCTCTTCATGCAGAACTGGGCCGAGGATGGCAGCGGCGAATGCCGCGCCGAGGACGACCGCCGCGATGCGGTGGCGGTCTGCGGCCTGTTGGGCATCCCGTTTCACTTCCGCGACTTCTCTGCCGCCTATTGGAAGGAGGTGTTCGCACACTTCCTGGCCGAGTACGCAGCCGGGCGCACCCCCAATCCCGACGTGCTGTGCAACCGCGAGGTCAAGTTCAAGCACTTCCTGGATGCCGCGCGGGAACTGGGCGCCGAGCGCATCGCCACCGGCCATTACGCGCGCATCGCCCAGCAGGGCAGCCAATGGCACCTGCTGCGCGGGGCGGACCGGTCCAAGGACCAGAGTTACTTCCTGCATCAGCTGGGACAGGCGCAACTGTCGGCCACGGTGTTCCCGATCGGCGACCTCAACAAGAGCGATCTGCGCCGCATGGCGCGCGATGCCGGGCTGCCCACCCACGCGAAGAAAGATTCCACCGGCATCTGCTTCATCGGCGAGCGCGACTTCCGCGACTTCCTTGGCCAGTACCTGCCGGCGCGCACGGGCCGCATCGTCGACCCCGACGGCGTGGAGATCGCCGAGCATCCCGGCGTCTTCTATTTCACCCTGGGCCAGCGCGAAGGCCTGAACATCGGCGGCGTACGCGGCCGACCTGCGGCACCGTGGTACGTGGTGGGCAAGGATGTGGACACCAATACCCTGTATGTCGACCAGGACCGGGAAAGCCCGTGGCTGATGTCCACCGTGCTGGTCAGCGAGACGGCGCACTGGATAGCCGGCGCACCGCCGGCGCGCCGCTTCACCTGCACCGCGCAGACGCGCTATCGGCAGCCCGATGAAGACTGCACCGTCAACGTGCGCGATGATGGCACCCTGCTGGTCACGTTCCCACGACCCCAGCGTGCGGTGACGCCCGGCCAGTCGCTGGTGCTGTACGACGGCGAGGTCTGCCTGGGTGGCGCTGTGATCGCAGCCACCGACGCACCGCTGGAACAGCGCCTGCGCCCTACTTCTTCTCCTTTCAAGGTAATTGCTGAATGA
- the hflD gene encoding high frequency lysogenization protein HflD, which translates to MSFTVDDRVLALAGIAQALQQVRRIADTGHSDAAAVRTAMDSVFRIDAGSPQDVYGDREALKPGLRLLHNYFRNQGQDPILPKLALAVLQLERRFVSESDTIDKVTAGIERASRQGRELGDSGHPDVLATLGGVYADTISHLKPRVMVQGNPHYLGQAGVVAEIRALLLAAVRSAVLWRQLGGSYWDFLFARKAMLEAVDRALR; encoded by the coding sequence ATGAGTTTTACTGTCGACGACCGCGTCCTCGCCCTGGCTGGCATCGCCCAGGCCCTGCAGCAGGTCCGCCGCATCGCCGATACCGGCCATTCCGATGCCGCCGCCGTGCGCACGGCCATGGACAGCGTGTTCCGCATCGATGCGGGCTCGCCGCAGGACGTCTACGGTGACCGCGAGGCACTCAAGCCCGGCCTGCGCCTGCTGCACAACTATTTCCGCAACCAGGGCCAGGACCCGATCCTGCCCAAGCTGGCACTGGCTGTACTGCAGCTGGAGCGCCGCTTCGTCAGCGAGTCGGACACCATCGACAAGGTGACCGCCGGCATCGAGCGCGCCAGCCGCCAAGGCCGTGAACTGGGCGACAGCGGTCACCCCGACGTGCTGGCCACGCTGGGCGGCGTCTATGCAGACACCATCAGCCACCTGAAGCCCCGGGTGATGGTGCAGGGCAATCCGCATTACCTCGGCCAGGCCGGCGTGGTGGCGGAGATCCGCGCACTGCTGCTGGCCGCCGTGCGCTCGGCGGTACTGTGGCGCCAGCTGGGCGGCAGCTACTGGGATTTCCTGTTCGCCCGCAAGGCGATGCTCGAGGCAGTGGATCGTGCCCTCCGCTAA
- a CDS encoding methyl-accepting chemotaxis protein, which yields MSSRTIIRLAAPLALTLLLPLAFALEWPAALRWAILSTMTLSWLGFAWWSSRSTLHRSPEQDRVLREQDQLLTELRSFVGNEIEGSRSEVERARDLIRQAVSGLGGSFEAMNRKSRQQNQALARIVDRTGEDGSAGLDVARFAQHASHQMEQLVEALEQVSGQSSTTVQHIDQMAQHLDGIFALLEDVKSIADQTNLLALNAAIEAARAGEAGRGFAVVADEVRNLSERSTTFNEQIRKLAHSSKDAIAKVRETVSHMASRDMDRSRDARIEAASMVDNVAQINASLGDGMREVSDCARAIDGSVAEAVRALQFEDIATQALGGVHVHLDRLTAINREALALQELLHRHGGAADEEVATALQRTGNRLRDMRNEWERPPHKPVTQQSMGAGTVELF from the coding sequence ATGTCCTCTCGCACCATCATTCGCCTGGCTGCTCCGCTGGCGCTGACCCTGCTGCTCCCCCTCGCCTTCGCACTGGAGTGGCCTGCGGCCCTGCGCTGGGCGATCCTTTCCACGATGACCCTCAGCTGGCTCGGGTTTGCCTGGTGGAGCAGCCGCAGCACGCTGCACCGCTCGCCGGAGCAGGATCGCGTCCTGCGTGAGCAGGACCAGCTGCTGACCGAACTGCGCAGCTTCGTCGGCAACGAAATCGAAGGCTCGCGCAGCGAAGTCGAGCGTGCCCGCGACTTGATCCGCCAGGCGGTATCCGGCCTGGGCGGCAGCTTCGAAGCGATGAACCGCAAGTCGCGCCAGCAGAACCAGGCCCTCGCCCGCATCGTCGACCGCACCGGTGAAGACGGTTCGGCCGGGCTGGACGTGGCGCGCTTTGCACAGCACGCCAGCCACCAGATGGAACAACTGGTGGAGGCGCTGGAACAGGTCAGCGGCCAGAGCAGCACCACCGTGCAGCACATCGATCAGATGGCGCAGCACCTGGATGGCATCTTCGCGCTGCTGGAAGACGTCAAGTCCATCGCCGACCAGACCAACCTGCTCGCCTTGAATGCGGCCATCGAAGCGGCCCGTGCGGGCGAAGCCGGACGTGGCTTTGCCGTGGTAGCCGACGAGGTCCGCAACCTGTCCGAGCGCTCCACCACCTTCAACGAGCAGATCCGCAAGCTGGCGCACAGCTCGAAGGATGCCATCGCCAAGGTGCGCGAAACCGTGTCTCACATGGCCTCGCGCGACATGGACCGCTCCCGCGATGCACGCATCGAAGCCGCGTCCATGGTCGACAACGTGGCGCAGATCAATGCCTCGCTGGGCGACGGCATGCGCGAAGTGTCTGACTGTGCGCGCGCCATCGACGGCAGCGTCGCGGAAGCGGTGCGTGCCCTGCAGTTCGAAGACATCGCGACCCAGGCCCTGGGCGGCGTGCACGTTCACTTGGACCGACTGACCGCGATCAACCGCGAAGCACTGGCGCTGCAGGAACTGCTGCACCGTCACGGTGGCGCGGCGGACGAAGAAGTGGCGACCGCGCTGCAGCGCACCGGCAACCGGCTGCGCGACATGCGCAACGAATGGGAGCGACCGCCGCACAAGCCGGTCACCCAGCAGAGCATGGGTGCTGGAACCGTCGAACTGTTCTGA
- a CDS encoding EAL domain-containing protein, whose protein sequence is MDQGIIASLLQHPLASALVILDRQGHPLAANPVAREHGLPAAVTAYQPMLEDIRLLAADGGIIPCSLPGGPGGRHDGWMRAVHDGDGHLLAFTLSIPRPSGSQAGDRWELALESAGHGLWDWDVASDRMLRSPYGEASGAGELQEGASALMDRVHPEDCAHVRAAIQRHLRGEDAQYSAEFRFRQPGRPWRWVLDRGRVVSRTADGQALRMVGTHTDIEPQKQLETVLQDQQVHLREAQRIASMGSWSWDPLSRRFWWSAELQALLGVSAGQPASLRGWLRRLQPRSRGALRMAWRRLWRDGHPASVELELAARETSAAMQLRLWMQPLQAADGLVQRVLGQVQNISEQHQTDALIRWRTELLNRVSALGRIGGCEIEVETRQMQWTEECYRIHGLRKEPISLEQAMALYTDDSRAAFAAVLDRIGAGGLPEQLDLCFYRQSGMRVWVQVLVEMDRRDGLPARFVVLFRDITREREANERIELLAHYDLLTGLPNRMLLREQTADAIEEARDRGTPLAMLFIDLDGFKTINDSFGHATGDTLLKAAASRLHQGLRNSDLFGRFSGDEFIVVLRDLAEAEDAGHVARKLIASLAEPLHRGQDLLKVGASIGIAMLESGRDDFESLLRAADAAMHAAKEAGRNTYQYYSQDALARIQRRLDIEHALHGAIEREEFSLVYQPLMHADAEQPPAIEALLRWHRPGLGYCSPAEFIPIAEKCGEIVRIGDWVLNEACRQASAWDRAGLVFDRIAVNVSAVQLRERGFAERVIEVCHAQGLSPTRLELELTESALIRDTEILRHCFDVFERHSVPLAVDDFGTGFSNLHYLNRFPVGRLKIDRSFVQGMLADAGTAEVTQAIVHLGHALGMKVVAEGVETAQEDAMLRRQGCDEIQGYLYSRPLVPRELAQWLRQPRDAAHRGVAAVVV, encoded by the coding sequence GTGGATCAAGGGATCATTGCCAGCCTGTTGCAGCACCCGCTCGCCTCGGCGCTGGTCATCCTGGATCGGCAGGGCCATCCGCTCGCGGCCAATCCGGTGGCGCGCGAACACGGCCTGCCTGCGGCGGTCACCGCCTACCAGCCCATGCTTGAAGACATCCGCTTGCTGGCAGCCGATGGGGGCATCATCCCCTGCAGCCTGCCCGGCGGGCCCGGTGGCCGCCATGACGGCTGGATGCGCGCCGTGCATGACGGCGATGGGCACCTGCTCGCCTTTACCCTCAGCATCCCCCGGCCCTCCGGCAGCCAGGCCGGCGATCGCTGGGAGCTTGCCCTGGAGAGTGCCGGACACGGGCTGTGGGACTGGGACGTCGCCAGCGACCGGATGCTGCGCTCGCCTTATGGCGAGGCGTCGGGCGCGGGCGAGCTGCAGGAAGGCGCCAGCGCGTTGATGGACCGTGTCCACCCTGAAGACTGCGCCCATGTCCGCGCCGCCATCCAGCGGCACCTGCGCGGCGAAGATGCGCAATACAGCGCCGAGTTCCGCTTCCGCCAGCCGGGCCGCCCGTGGCGCTGGGTGCTGGACCGGGGCCGGGTGGTCAGCCGGACCGCGGACGGCCAGGCGCTGCGCATGGTGGGCACGCATACCGACATCGAGCCGCAGAAACAGCTGGAAACGGTTCTGCAGGACCAGCAGGTCCACCTGCGGGAAGCGCAGCGCATCGCCAGCATGGGCAGCTGGTCCTGGGATCCGCTCAGCCGGCGGTTCTGGTGGTCGGCGGAGCTGCAGGCGCTGCTGGGTGTCAGTGCCGGCCAACCCGCCAGCCTGCGCGGCTGGCTGCGTCGGTTGCAGCCGCGCTCCCGCGGCGCGCTGCGCATGGCATGGCGGCGCCTGTGGCGCGACGGCCATCCGGCAAGCGTGGAGCTCGAGCTGGCGGCCCGTGAGACATCGGCGGCAATGCAGCTGCGGCTGTGGATGCAGCCCCTGCAGGCCGCCGACGGCCTGGTCCAGCGCGTGCTGGGCCAAGTGCAGAACATCAGCGAACAGCACCAGACCGATGCCCTTATCCGCTGGCGCACCGAGCTGCTGAACCGCGTTTCCGCCCTGGGCCGGATCGGCGGTTGCGAGATCGAAGTTGAAACCCGCCAGATGCAGTGGACCGAGGAGTGCTACCGCATCCATGGGCTGCGCAAGGAGCCGATCAGCCTGGAACAGGCGATGGCGCTGTATACCGATGACTCCCGCGCTGCCTTCGCGGCGGTGCTCGACCGCATTGGTGCCGGCGGCCTGCCTGAGCAGCTGGACCTGTGCTTCTATCGCCAGTCCGGGATGCGCGTCTGGGTGCAGGTGCTGGTCGAGATGGACCGGCGTGATGGCTTGCCGGCGCGATTTGTCGTGCTGTTCCGGGACATCACCCGCGAACGCGAAGCCAACGAGCGCATCGAGCTGCTGGCGCACTACGACCTGCTGACCGGCCTGCCGAACAGGATGCTGCTGCGCGAGCAGACCGCCGATGCCATCGAAGAAGCGCGCGATCGCGGCACGCCGCTGGCGATGCTGTTCATCGACCTCGACGGCTTCAAGACGATCAACGACAGCTTCGGCCACGCGACCGGCGATACCCTGCTGAAAGCCGCGGCGAGCCGTCTCCACCAGGGGCTGCGCAACAGTGACCTGTTCGGGCGTTTCAGCGGCGATGAGTTCATTGTCGTACTGCGCGACCTGGCCGAGGCGGAGGATGCCGGGCACGTTGCACGCAAGCTGATTGCCTCGCTGGCCGAGCCGCTGCACCGCGGGCAGGACCTGTTGAAGGTGGGCGCGAGCATTGGCATCGCGATGCTGGAAAGCGGTCGAGACGACTTTGAATCCCTGCTGCGCGCGGCCGATGCGGCCATGCATGCGGCAAAGGAAGCGGGACGCAATACCTACCAGTACTACAGCCAGGACGCGCTGGCACGCATCCAGCGCCGCCTGGACATCGAGCACGCCCTGCACGGTGCCATCGAGCGCGAAGAGTTCAGCCTGGTCTACCAGCCGCTGATGCATGCCGATGCCGAGCAGCCGCCCGCGATCGAGGCGTTGCTGCGCTGGCACCGGCCGGGCCTGGGCTACTGCAGCCCGGCCGAGTTCATTCCCATCGCCGAAAAGTGCGGTGAGATCGTCCGGATAGGTGATTGGGTGCTCAACGAGGCCTGTCGGCAGGCCTCGGCCTGGGACCGCGCCGGGCTGGTCTTTGATCGCATCGCGGTCAATGTGTCGGCGGTCCAGCTGCGCGAGCGCGGCTTCGCTGAGCGGGTCATCGAGGTCTGCCACGCGCAGGGCCTGTCACCCACACGGCTTGAGCTGGAGCTGACCGAGTCCGCCTTGATCCGTGACACGGAGATCCTGCGCCACTGCTTCGATGTCTTCGAGCGCCACAGCGTGCCGTTGGCGGTCGATGACTTCGGTACCGGTTTTTCCAACCTGCATTACCTCAACCGGTTCCCGGTGGGGCGGCTGAAGATCGACCGCAGCTTCGTGCAGGGAATGCTGGCCGATGCCGGCACGGCCGAGGTCACCCAGGCCATCGTCCATCTCGGCCACGCGCTGGGGATGAAAGTGGTGGCCGAAGGGGTCGAGACTGCGCAGGAAGACGCCATGCTGCGTCGCCAAGGCTGCGATGAGATACAGGGTTATCTGTACTCGCGCCCGTTGGTGCCGCGCGAGCTGGCGCAATGGCTGCGGCAGCCGCGTGATGCCGCCCATCGAGGCGTGGCGGCGGTTGTCGTCTGA
- a CDS encoding PAS domain S-box protein, translating to MPLQPNGDTPMATPSSGLGDALRRERRRVVLVYLLLAIAWVASSDAAVYAIVADPRQAAWLQTAKGLFFIFASATLLYLLLRPFGANLLQVTTRLAASDKRHRQAFVGNPGPVLIYDLQTARILDANPSACTLFGWEREQLLGQPIGCLWPPGAEAQLDAKLEQLREHPEQTCVLRSALQLRDGTVRQMELRSNAIDVDERPARLLIVIDRTAEDEALARRDQALARVEEAHELARIGAWQLDPATGLASFSRQVYLLLGRRPPQARTWHRFDELLVPADAATAAMTEQLLAGMSSGEPVHVDVLLPLLGMDGRPLMTHLRAESGLDDAGRPRVLGTLQDVTEREQSRRLLREREEQFRELVRVLPDGVVILSDEHVLYANAFAVRLFGYDGHTLLGEPLQALVAESGLSSVRALLRERVPEDTAGHAIVSSMQRVDGSGFQAGLSVGEVRYGGRDCRLLIVRDLSDTERTRIALENSNRELHAMAGRLFSLQEDERRAISRDLHDDIGQAITAIKLSAWAALDEEDGARRREDLQQIVGLADSTVGKLRDLSMLLRPPQLDALGLEAALRWQAGVLFRASQTELLAHIDTLPERPDNAIEQACFRIAQESLTNALRHARASQVMLHLRDIGQGRLHLQVRDDGEGFDPHGPRGLGLIVMRERAQSVGGQLRIQSAPGEGTLIELHLPYRVDTRSTHALEHLP from the coding sequence ATGCCCCTGCAACCCAACGGCGACACCCCCATGGCCACCCCGTCCAGCGGCTTGGGCGATGCCCTGCGACGTGAACGTCGACGCGTGGTGCTGGTCTACCTGCTGCTGGCGATCGCCTGGGTGGCCAGCAGCGACGCGGCGGTCTACGCCATCGTCGCCGACCCGCGCCAGGCCGCATGGCTGCAGACCGCGAAAGGCCTGTTCTTCATCTTCGCCAGCGCCACCCTGCTCTACCTGCTGCTGCGCCCGTTCGGCGCGAACCTGCTGCAGGTCACCACCCGGCTGGCCGCATCGGACAAGCGACATCGCCAGGCCTTCGTCGGCAACCCCGGCCCGGTGCTCATCTATGACCTGCAGACGGCACGGATCCTGGACGCCAATCCGTCCGCCTGCACGCTGTTCGGCTGGGAACGCGAGCAGCTGCTCGGCCAGCCGATCGGCTGCCTGTGGCCGCCCGGCGCCGAAGCGCAGCTGGATGCAAAGCTGGAGCAGTTGCGCGAGCACCCCGAGCAGACCTGCGTGCTGCGATCGGCGCTGCAGTTGCGGGACGGCACGGTGCGGCAGATGGAGCTGCGCAGCAATGCCATCGATGTCGACGAGCGCCCTGCCCGCCTGCTGATCGTCATCGACCGTACCGCTGAAGATGAAGCCCTGGCACGACGGGACCAGGCGCTGGCGCGGGTCGAAGAAGCACACGAGCTGGCGCGCATCGGCGCGTGGCAGCTCGATCCGGCCACCGGGCTGGCCAGCTTTTCGCGGCAGGTCTACCTGCTGCTGGGGCGGCGCCCGCCACAGGCCCGCACGTGGCACCGCTTCGATGAACTGCTGGTGCCGGCCGACGCCGCTACTGCGGCGATGACCGAACAGCTGCTGGCGGGGATGAGCTCGGGCGAGCCGGTGCACGTCGATGTGCTGCTGCCGCTGCTCGGCATGGATGGCCGGCCATTGATGACCCACCTGCGTGCCGAGAGTGGCCTGGACGATGCGGGCCGCCCCCGGGTGCTCGGCACGCTGCAGGATGTGACCGAACGCGAGCAGTCCCGGCGCCTGCTGCGCGAGCGCGAAGAACAGTTCCGCGAGCTGGTGCGGGTGCTGCCCGATGGCGTGGTGATCCTGTCCGATGAACATGTGCTGTACGCCAATGCGTTTGCGGTGCGGCTGTTCGGCTATGACGGCCATACGCTGCTGGGCGAACCGCTGCAGGCACTGGTGGCCGAATCGGGACTGTCCTCGGTGCGCGCGCTGCTGCGGGAGCGGGTGCCCGAGGACACCGCCGGCCATGCCATCGTCAGCAGCATGCAGCGCGTGGACGGGTCTGGTTTCCAGGCCGGGCTGTCCGTTGGCGAAGTGCGCTACGGCGGACGCGACTGCCGCTTGCTGATCGTGCGCGACCTGAGCGACACCGAGCGCACGCGCATCGCCCTGGAAAACAGCAACCGTGAGCTGCACGCGATGGCCGGGCGCCTGTTCTCGCTGCAGGAGGACGAGCGCCGGGCCATATCGCGCGACCTGCACGATGACATCGGCCAGGCCATCACCGCGATCAAGCTGTCGGCTTGGGCTGCACTGGACGAAGAAGATGGCGCACGGCGCCGGGAAGACCTGCAGCAGATCGTCGGTCTGGCCGACAGCACGGTGGGCAAGCTGCGCGACCTGTCCATGCTGCTACGCCCGCCGCAGCTGGATGCGCTGGGGCTGGAGGCCGCGCTGCGCTGGCAGGCCGGGGTGTTGTTCCGCGCGTCGCAGACCGAACTGCTGGCGCACATCGATACCCTGCCCGAGCGGCCGGACAACGCCATCGAGCAGGCCTGCTTCCGCATCGCCCAGGAAAGCCTGACCAATGCGCTGCGCCATGCGCGCGCCAGCCAGGTGATGTTGCACCTGCGTGACATCGGCCAGGGCCGCCTGCACCTGCAGGTCCGCGACGATGGCGAAGGATTTGATCCCCACGGCCCGCGCGGGCTAGGGCTGATCGTCATGCGCGAGCGGGCGCAGAGCGTCGGCGGCCAGTTGCGCATTCAATCCGCGCCCGGCGAAGGTACCCTGATCGAACTGCATCTTCCCTATCGCGTCGACACCCGCTCGACGCACGCCTTGGAACACCTTCCGTAA
- a CDS encoding EAL domain-containing protein, translating into MWNNSLPQVSIDDAPDRLGAGNPELQAMVTEAAGGGVPLLLMHVDIDHFASVNENMSAEVGDQALVLVAQRLKLWLRGRGKLWRHGSDEFLVAVPRTPDVPLAEDLAEELRQQLELPLSVLPYTLFMTGKVGVSLCPEHASNASRLLDHAEDALYQAAREGGNAVRIHALDTPPSAHSESIIARQIIDAIPNGELKLRYQPLVSSRDGHVVGMEALLRWQSPTLGMLVPERFMRTAERLGIIVQIGTWVLEGALKQAKLWRDQGFDDFTIAVNVSTLQLLRPNFFTEVMGLMQAAGVPAPMLTLEINESALTNNVNFVHETLVNLRNEGISLSLDNFGTGDSSLSALVRYPVDKLKIDRSFIKSAPAGNREAAIARAIIAMGHQLGMTVIANGVESQAQLGFLRRNDCDVFQGYLFGEPMSADAAGMTLRRRYLRPEAFAETRPDRTLLLLDDEENVLRSLVRLFRRDGYRILAAGNVRDAFDLLAINDVQVILSDQRMSDMSGTEFLGRVKMLYPDTIRLVLSGYTDLNTVTDAINRGAIYRFLTKPWNDDELRKHIHQAFRTYEEQRRGNGGGAPAADVLDTAEDRLLR; encoded by the coding sequence ATGTGGAACAACTCCCTGCCCCAGGTCAGCATCGACGACGCACCGGATCGCCTGGGTGCCGGTAATCCGGAGCTGCAGGCGATGGTCACCGAGGCGGCCGGCGGCGGCGTGCCGCTGCTGTTGATGCACGTGGACATCGACCACTTCGCGTCGGTCAACGAGAACATGAGCGCCGAAGTCGGCGACCAGGCTCTGGTGCTTGTGGCCCAGCGTCTGAAGCTGTGGCTGCGCGGCCGTGGAAAGCTGTGGCGGCATGGCAGCGACGAGTTCCTGGTGGCGGTGCCGCGCACTCCTGACGTGCCGCTGGCCGAAGACCTGGCCGAGGAGCTGCGCCAGCAGCTCGAGCTTCCGCTGTCGGTGCTGCCGTACACCTTGTTCATGACCGGCAAGGTCGGCGTGAGCCTGTGTCCGGAGCACGCAAGCAACGCATCGCGTCTGCTCGACCACGCCGAGGATGCGCTTTACCAGGCCGCCCGCGAAGGCGGTAATGCCGTGCGCATCCATGCCCTCGACACGCCGCCGAGCGCGCACAGCGAGAGCATCATCGCGCGACAGATCATCGACGCCATTCCCAATGGCGAGTTGAAGTTGCGGTACCAGCCGCTGGTCAGCTCGCGCGATGGCCATGTGGTGGGCATGGAGGCGCTGCTGCGCTGGCAGTCGCCGACATTGGGCATGCTGGTGCCCGAGCGGTTCATGCGCACGGCCGAGCGGCTGGGCATCATCGTGCAGATCGGCACCTGGGTGCTGGAGGGCGCCCTGAAGCAGGCCAAGCTGTGGCGCGACCAGGGCTTCGATGATTTCACCATCGCCGTCAATGTCTCCACCCTGCAGCTGTTGCGTCCCAATTTCTTCACCGAGGTGATGGGACTGATGCAGGCTGCCGGCGTTCCCGCACCGATGCTGACGCTGGAAATCAACGAAAGCGCGCTGACCAACAACGTGAATTTCGTCCACGAAACGCTGGTCAACCTGCGCAACGAAGGCATCAGCCTGAGCCTGGACAATTTCGGCACCGGCGATTCCAGCCTGAGTGCACTGGTGCGCTATCCGGTGGACAAGCTGAAGATCGACCGCAGCTTCATCAAGAGTGCGCCGGCCGGCAACCGCGAGGCCGCCATCGCCCGCGCCATCATCGCCATGGGCCACCAACTGGGCATGACGGTGATCGCCAACGGCGTCGAGTCGCAGGCACAGCTGGGTTTCCTGCGCCGCAACGACTGCGACGTGTTCCAGGGGTATCTGTTCGGTGAGCCGATGTCAGCCGATGCGGCAGGCATGACCCTGCGCCGTCGCTACCTGCGTCCGGAAGCCTTCGCCGAGACGCGCCCGGACCGCACGCTGCTGCTGCTGGACGATGAAGAGAACGTGCTGCGCTCCCTGGTGCGGTTGTTCCGCCGCGACGGGTATCGGATCCTGGCAGCCGGCAATGTCCGTGATGCATTCGACCTGCTGGCGATCAACGACGTGCAGGTGATCCTGTCCGACCAGCGCATGAGTGACATGAGCGGGACCGAGTTCCTGGGTCGGGTGAAGATGCTGTACCCGGACACGATCCGCCTGGTGCTGTCCGGCTACACCGATCTCAACACGGTGACCGACGCCATCAACCGCGGCGCGATCTACCGTTTCCTGACCAAGCCCTGGAACGACGACGAGCTGCGCAAGCACATCCACCAGGCGTTCCGCACCTACGAAGAGCAGCGGCGCGGCAACGGCGGCGGTGCACCGGCGGCGGATGTGCTGGACACGGCAGAAGATCGCCTGCTGCGGTAG
- a CDS encoding ATP-binding protein, translating into MLLFTDDDAVVLANPAVDALLAGSETGEGGAPQRLRALLPPDAMAVARKEGQWSGSLVMGEGVVTAQLYHHRDQAIGYYLGLFRRIEGQEDYERELQQRHAELRQAYLRLNGAQEKLLQSEKMASIGQLAAGVAHEINNPIGYVHSNLGSLQEYLRSLFTVIEAYERALRAPDPKTLIPEIDDIRHRLDIDFISRDLPQLMAESREGIERVTRIVRDLKDFSYSGRDESWKLVDLHSGLESTINIIWNELKYKVELHREFGQLPLVECLPSELNQVYMNLLLNAGHAIADRGVITVRTGVDGEHAWVEFEDSGGGISPELRQRIFDPFFTTKPVGSGTGLGLSISYSIINKHNGRIDLDSTPGVGSTFRVVLPIKQPR; encoded by the coding sequence ATGCTGCTGTTCACCGATGACGATGCGGTGGTACTTGCCAATCCCGCCGTCGATGCACTGCTGGCCGGCAGCGAAACCGGCGAGGGCGGCGCGCCGCAGCGCCTGCGCGCCCTGCTGCCCCCCGATGCCATGGCCGTGGCCCGCAAGGAAGGCCAGTGGAGCGGCAGCCTGGTGATGGGCGAGGGCGTGGTTACGGCCCAGCTGTATCACCACCGCGATCAGGCCATCGGCTATTACCTTGGCCTGTTCCGTCGCATTGAAGGGCAGGAGGACTACGAGCGCGAACTGCAGCAACGGCATGCGGAGCTGCGCCAGGCCTATCTGCGCTTGAACGGGGCGCAGGAAAAACTGCTGCAGTCGGAGAAGATGGCCTCGATCGGGCAGCTGGCGGCCGGCGTGGCGCACGAGATCAACAATCCGATCGGCTATGTCCACTCCAACCTGGGCAGCCTGCAGGAATACCTGCGCAGCCTGTTCACGGTCATCGAGGCATACGAGCGCGCGTTGCGCGCACCGGACCCGAAGACGCTGATCCCGGAGATCGACGACATCCGTCACCGCCTGGACATCGATTTCATCAGCCGCGACCTGCCGCAGCTGATGGCCGAGTCGCGCGAGGGCATCGAGCGGGTTACCCGCATCGTCCGCGATCTGAAGGATTTTTCGTATTCCGGCCGCGATGAGTCGTGGAAGCTGGTGGATCTGCATTCCGGTCTTGAATCGACGATCAACATCATCTGGAACGAGCTGAAGTACAAGGTGGAACTGCACCGCGAGTTCGGCCAGTTGCCGCTGGTGGAGTGCCTGCCCTCCGAGCTCAACCAGGTGTACATGAACCTGCTGCTCAACGCCGGTCACGCAATCGCCGACCGCGGCGTCATTACCGTGCGCACCGGCGTGGACGGCGAGCATGCGTGGGTGGAGTTCGAAGACAGCGGTGGCGGCATTTCGCCCGAGCTGCGCCAGCGGATCTTTGATCCGTTCTTCACCACCAAGCCGGTGGGCAGTGGCACGGGCCTGGGCTTGTCGATTTCCTACAGCATCATCAACAAGCACAACGGCCGCATCGACCTGGACAGCACGCCCGGCGTGGGGTCGACGTTCCGCGTGGTACTGCCGATCAAGCAACCGCGATAA